One window of the Canis aureus isolate CA01 chromosome 1, VMU_Caureus_v.1.0, whole genome shotgun sequence genome contains the following:
- the CIC gene encoding protein capicua homolog isoform X8, with protein MYSAHRPLVPASGGASRGLGMFVWTNVEPRSVAVFPWHSLVPFLAPSQPDPSVQPSEAQQPASHPVASNQSKEPAESAAVAHEQPPGGTGNADPGRPPGATCPESPGPGPPHTLGVVEPGKGPPPATEEDAPGPPGEPRLDSETESDHDDAFLSIMSPEIQLPLPPGKRRTQSLSALPKERDSSSEKDGRSPNKREKDHIRRPMNAFMIFSKRHRALVHQRHPNQDNRTVSKILGEWWYALGPKEKQKYHDLAFQVKEAHFKAHPDWKWCNKDRKKSSSEAKPTSLGLAGGHKETRERSMSETGTAAAPGVSSELLSVAAQTLLSSDTKAPGSGSCGAERLHTVGGPGSARPRAFSHSGVHSLDGGEVDSQALQELTQMVSGPASYSGPKPSTQYGAPGPFSASGEGGALAASGRPPLLPTRASRSQRAASEDMTSDEERMVICEEEGDDDVIADDGFGTTDIDLKCKERVTDSESGDSSGEDPEGSKGFGRKVFSPVIRSSFTHCRPPLDPEPPGPPDPPPAFGKGYGPTPSSSSSSSPASSSASAATSFPLGSGTFKAQESGQGSTAGPLRPPPPGAGGPVTPSKATRFLPTDPAAFRRKRPESVGSLEPPGPSVIAAPPGGGGSVLQTLVLPSNKEDREGSGSRMPSAPAPSLSYGAPAAPLSRPAATMVTNVVRPVSSTPVPIASKPFPTSGRAEASPNDTAGARTEPVAGSRAPGSSPLGVSLVYSDKKSAAATSPAPHLVAGPLLGTVGKAPATVTNLLVGTPGYGAPAPPAVQFIAQGAPGSGATTGSGAGAGSGPNGPVPLGILQPGALGKAGGITQVQYILPTLPQQLQVAPAPAPAPGTKTAAPGGPAPTTSIRFTLPPGTSTNGKVLAATAPTPGIPILQSVPSAPPPKAQSVSPVQAPPPGGSAQLLPGKVLVPLAAPSMSVRGGGAGQPLPLVSPPFSVPVQNGAQPPSKIIQLTPVPVSTPSGLVPPLSPATLSGPTSQPQKVLLPSSTRITYVQSAGGHALPLGTSPTSSQAGTVTSYGPTSSVALGFTSLGPSGPAFVQPLLSGQAPLLAPGQVGVSPVPSPQLPPTCTAPGGPVITAFYPGSPAPTSSAPLAQPSQAPPGLVYTVATSTTPPAANILPKGPPAPATATPAPTSPFPNATAGSMTYSLVAPKAQRPTPKAPQKVKAAIASIPVGSFEAGAPGRSGPAARQPLEPGPAREPPTPESELEGQPATPAPPPPPETWAPTARSSPPPPLPAEERTSSKGPETMASKFPGSSSDWRVPGLGLESRGEPPTPPSPAPAPAPAPGGGGSSSSEGSSGRAAGDTPERKEAAGTGKKVKVRPPPLKKTFDSVDKVLSEVDFEERFAELPEFRPEEVLPSPTLQSLATSPRAILGSYRKKRKNSTDLDSAPEDPTSPKRKMRRRSSCSSEPNTPKSAKCEGDIFTFDRTGTEAEDVLGELEYEKVPYSSLRRTLDQRRALVMQLFQDHGFFPSAQATAAFQARYADIFPSKVCLQLKIREVRQKIMQAATPTEQPPGADAPLPGPPPAGTAAAPVPTPSPAGGPDPTSPGSDSGTAPAAPPLPPPPEPGPGQPGWEGPPQPSPPPPGPSTAATGR; from the exons ATGTACTCAGCCCACAGGCCCCTGGTGCCCGCGTCCGGCGGGGCCTCCCGTGGCCTCGGCATGTTCG TGTGGACGAATGTGGAACCTCGCTCTGTTGCTGTGTTCCCCTGGCACTCCTTAGTCCCCTTTCTGGCCCCCAGCCAGCCCGACCCCTCTGTGCAGCCAAGTGAGGCCCAGCAACCTGCCAGCCACCCAGTGGCCTCCAACCAGAGCAAAG AACCTGCTGAGTCGGCAGCTGTTGCTCATGAGCAGCCCCCAGGTGGGACAGGGAATGCTGATCCTGGGCGGCCCCCTGGAGCCACATGCCCTGAGAGTCCAGGGCCTGGACCCCCCCACACTTTGGGGGTGGTGGAACCTGGAAAGGGTCCCCCTCCCGCCACTGAGGAGGATGCCCCTGGCCCTCCAGGAGAGCCCCGGCTGGACAGTGAGACAGAGAGTGACCACGATGATGC CTTCCTCTCCATCATGTCTCCTGAGATCCAGTTGCCCCTGCCACCCGGGAAACGCCGGACCCAGTCTCTCAGTGCCCTGCCAAAGGAACGAGACTCCTCTTCAGAGAAGGATGGACGCAGCCCCAACAAG CGGGAGAAGGACCATATCCGGCGGCCCATGAATGCCTTCATGATCTTCAGCAAGCGGCACCGAGCCCTGGTCCACCAGCGTCACCCCAACCAGGACAACCGGACCGTCAGCAAGATCCTGGGCGAGTGGTGGTACGCCCTGGGGCCCAAGGAAAAGCAGAAGTACCATGACCTGGCCTTCCAG GTGAAGGAGGCCCACTTTAAAGCTCACCCAGACTGGAAGTGGTGCAACAAGGACAGGAAGAAATCCAGCTCAGAGGCCAAGCCCACGAGCCTGGGGCTGGCAGGAGGGCACAAGGAGACTAGGGAGCGGAGCATGTCAGAGACGGGAACTGCCGCCGCCCCTGGAG TGTCCTCGGAGCTCCTGTCTGTTGCAGCCCAGACACTCTTGAGTTCGGATACCAAGGCTCCGGGGAGCGGCTCCTGTGGGGCAGAGCGTCTGCATACAGTGGGCGGACCTGGCTCAGCCCGGCCTCGGGCCTTCTCCCACAGCGGGGTCCACAGCCTGGATGGTGGCGAAGTAGATAGCCAGGCACTACAGGAGCTGACTCAG ATGGTGTCTGGCCCTGCGTCCTATTCCGGTCCAAAGCCTtccacccaatatggggctccaggCCCCTTCTCAGCCTCCGGTGAGGGAGGTGCCCTGGCGGCCAGTGGGCGACCCCCGCTGCTGCCCACCCGGGCCTCCCGTTCCCAGCGTGCAGCCAGTGAGGACATGACCAGTGACGAGGAACGCATGGTCATCTGTGAGGAGGAGGGAGACGATGATGTCATTG CTGACGACGGCTTTGGCACCACTGACATTGACCTCAAGTGCAAGGAGCGGGTGACTGACAGTGAGAGCGGAGACAGCTCTGGGGAGGACCCAGAGGGCAGCAAG GGCTTCGGCCGGAAGGTGTTCTCGCCTGTGATTCGTTCCTCCTTTACCCACTGCCGCCCACCGCTGGaccctgagcccccagggcccccggACCCACCTCCAGCCTTTGGCAAAGGCTACGGGCCCACCCCGTCCTCTTCCTCCTCGTCCTCAcctgcctcctcctcagcctcagcAGCCACCTCCTTCCCATTGGGCTCAGGGACCTTCAAGGCCCAGGAGTCAGGCCAGGGCAGCACAGCAGGCCCACTAcggcccccaccccctggggctgggggcccagtGACACCTTCCAAGGCCACCCGGTTCCTTCCAACGGATCCTGCGGCTTTCCGACGCAAGAGACCTGAAAGCGTGGGAAGCCTGGAGCCGCCAGGCCCCTCGGTCATTGCAGCCCCTCCTGGTGGGGGAGGAAGTGTCCTACAGACGCTGGTCCTGCCCTCAAACAAGGAGGACCGGGAAGGCAGCGGAAGCCGCATGCCTTCGGCCCCGGCTCCCTCACTGTCCTATggggccccagcagcccccctgTCCCGCCCAGCTGCTACCATGGTCACCAACGTGGTACGGCCTGTCAGTAGCACTCCTGTGCCCATTGCCTCTAAGCCCTTCCCTACCTCTGGCCGGGCTGAGGCATCTCCAAATGACACAGCAGGTGCCAGGACTGAGCCGGTCGCAGGGTCCCGGGCTCCTGGGAGCTCCCCACTGGGTGTAAGCTTAGTATATTCGGACAAGAAGTCAGCAGCAGCCACCTCGCCAGCCCCGCATCTGGTGGCTGGGCCCCTACTGGGCACCGTGGGGAAGGCCCCTGCCACGGTCACCAACCTGCTGGTGGGCACGCCCGGTTATGGGGCCCCAGCACCCCCTGCTGTTCAGTTCATAGCCCAGGGGGCCCCTGGCAGTGGGGCCACTACAGGctcaggagcaggtgcagggagtGGCCCCAATGGGCCTGTGCCCCTGGGCATCCTGCAGCCAGGTGCCTTGGGCAAAGCTGGGGGAATCACCCAGGTGCAGTACATCCTGCCCACGCTGCCCCAGCAGCTTCAGGTGGCACCCGCCCCGGCACCAGCCCCTGGGACCAAGACAGCAGCTCCCGGCGGCCCCGCACCCACCACCAGCATCCGGTTCACTCTCCCACCGGGCACCTCCACCAATGGCAAAGTTCTGGCGGCCACCGCACCCACTCCTGGCATCCCCATCCTGCAGTCTGTACCCTCCGCTCCGCCCCCAAAAG CCCAGTCCGTTTCTCCtgtgcaggccccgcccccgggtggctcagcccagcTGCTACCCGGGAAGGTGCTGGTGCCCCTGGCAGCCCCTAGCATGTCAGTGCGGGGTGGAGGGGCTGGCCAGCCGCTGCCCCTGGTGAGCCCACCTTTTTCAGTACCTGTGCAGAATGGTGCCCAGCCACCCAGCAAG ATCATCCAGCTGACTCCGGTGCCTGTGAGCACACCCAGCGGCCTGGTGCCGCCCCTCAGCCCAGCCACACTCTCTGGACCCACCTCGCAGCCTCAGAAGGTCCTGCTGCCCTCTTCCACCAG AATCACCTACGTGCAGTCGGCGGGTGGGCACGCGTTGCCCCTGGGCACCAGCCCTACGTCCAGCCAGGCTGGAACAGTCACCTCGTATGGGCCCACGAGCTCGGTAGCCCTAGGCTTCACCTCGCTGGGGCCCAGCGGACCTGCCTTTGTGCAGCCCCTGCTTTCAG GCCAAGCCCCGCTGCTGGCTCCTGGCCAGGTGGGCGTGTCGCCCGTGCCCAGCCCCCAGCTGCCGCCCACCTGCACAGCCCCCGGAGGTCCCGTCATCACAGCGTTTTACCCTGGCAGCCCTGCACCCACCTCCTCAGCACCCCtggcccagccatcccaggctcccCCGGGCCTGGTCTACACTGTGGCCACTAGCACCACCCCACCTGCTGCCAACATCCTGCCCAAGGGCCCACCGGCCCCTGCCACTGCCACCCCGGCCCCTACCAGCCCTTTCCCTAATGCCACAG CAGGCTCCATGACCTACAGCTTAGTGGCCCCCAAGGCCCAGCGGCCCACCCCTAAGGCCCCCCAGAAAGTGAAGGCAGCCATCGCCAGCATTCCCGTGGGTTCCTTTGAGGCAGGTGCCCCTGGGCGGTCAGGCCCTGCAGCCCGGCAGCCCTTGGAGCCTGGCCCAGCCCGTGAGCCCCCTACCCCTGAGTCTGAGCTTGAGGGGCAACCTGCAACACCAGCCCCTCCACCGCCCCCAGAGACCTGGGCTCCCACAGCCCGGAGTAGCCCCCCACCGCCCCTGCCTGCTGAGGAGCGGACTAGCAGCAAGGGCCCTGAGACCATG GCCAGCAAATTCCCCGGCTCATCTTCAGACTGGCGAGTCCCTGGGCTGGGTCTGGAGAGCCGTGGGGagcctcccacccctcccagcccAGCACCAGCTCCGGCCCCAGCCCCTGGCGGTGGCGGCAGCAGCAGTAGCGAGGGCAGCAGTGGGAGGGCAGCCGGGGACACCCCCGAGCGCAAGGAGGCCGCTGGTACCGGCAAGAAGGTGAAGGTGCGGCCCCCGCCCCTGAAGAAGACCTTTGACTCTGTGGACAA GGTCCTGTCGGAGGTGGACTTCGAGGAGCGCTTTGCTGAGCTGCCTGAGTTCCGGCCTGAGGAGGTGCTGCCTTCGCCAACCCTGCAGTCTCTGGCCACCTCGCCCCGGGCCATCCTGGGCTCCTACCGCAAGAAGAGGAAGAACTCCACTG ACCTGGACTCAGCCCCTGAGGACCCCACCTCGCCCAAGCGCAAGATGAGGAGACGCTCCAGTTGCAGCTCCGAGCCCAACACCCCTAAGAGTGCCAAGTGTGAGGGGGACATCTTCACCTTTGACCGTACAG GTACGGAAGCCGAGGATGTGCTTGGGGAGCTGGAATATGAGAAGGTGCCATACTCTTCACTGCGGCGCACCCTGGACCAGCGCCGGGCCCTGGTCATGCAGCTCTTCCAGGACCATGGCTTCTTCCCATCAG CCCAGGCCACGGCAGCCTTCCAGGCCCGCTACGCAGACATCTTCCCCTCAAAGGTCTGCCTGCAGTTGAAGATCCGGGAGGTGCGCCAGAAGATCATGCAGGCCGCCACGCCCACGGAGCAGCCCCCTGGAGCTGACGCCCCCCTCCCCGGACCGCCCCCTGCTGGCACTGCTGCTGCCCCTgtccccactcccagccctgcTGGGGGCCCCGACCCCACCTCACCTGGCTCGGACTCTGGCACAGCTCCGGCTGCCCCGCCACTGCCTCCACCTCCAGAACCGGGTCCCGGACAGCCTGGCTGGGAGGGCCCCCCTCagccatcccccccaccccccggcccctcCACAGCTGCCACAGGCAGGTGA
- the CIC gene encoding protein capicua homolog isoform X6: MYSAHRPLVPASGGASRGLGMFVWTNVEPRSVAVFPWHSLVPFLAPSQPDPSVQPSEAQQPASHPVASNQSKEPAESAAVAHEQPPGGTGNADPGRPPGATCPESPGPGPPHTLGVVEPGKGPPPATEEDAPGPPGEPRLDSETESDHDDAFLSIMSPEIQLPLPPGKRRTQSLSALPKERDSSSEKDGRSPNKREKDHIRRPMNAFMIFSKRHRALVHQRHPNQDNRTVSKILGEWWYALGPKEKQKYHDLAFQVKEAHFKAHPDWKWCNKDRKKSSSEAKPTSLGLAGGHKETRERSMSETGTAAAPGVSSELLSVAAQTLLSSDTKAPGSGSCGAERLHTVGGPGSARPRAFSHSGVHSLDGGEVDSQALQELTQMVSGPASYSGPKPSTQYGAPGPFSASGEGGALAASGRPPLLPTRASRSQRAASEDMTSDEERMVICEEEGDDDVIADDGFGTTDIDLKCKERVTDSESGDSSGEDPEGSKGFGRKVFSPVIRSSFTHCRPPLDPEPPGPPDPPPAFGKGYGPTPSSSSSSSPASSSASAATSFPLGSGTFKAQESGQGSTAGPLRPPPPGAGGPVTPSKATRFLPTDPAAFRRKRPESVGSLEPPGPSVIAAPPGGGGSVLQTLVLPSNKEDREGSGSRMPSAPAPSLSYGAPAAPLSRPAATMVTNVVRPVSSTPVPIASKPFPTSGRAEASPNDTAGARTEPVAGSRAPGSSPLGVSLVYSDKKSAAATSPAPHLVAGPLLGTVGKAPATVTNLLVGTPGYGAPAPPAVQFIAQGAPGSGATTGSGAGAGSGPNGPVPLGILQPGALGKAGGITQVQYILPTLPQQLQVAPAPAPAPGTKTAAPGGPAPTTSIRFTLPPGTSTNGKVLAATAPTPGIPILQSVPSAPPPKAQSVSPVQAPPPGGSAQLLPGKVLVPLAAPSMSVRGGGAGQPLPLVSPPFSVPVQNGAQPPSKIIQLTPVPVSTPSGLVPPLSPATLSGPTSQPQKVLLPSSTRITYVQSAGGHALPLGTSPTSSQAGTVTSYGPTSSVALGFTSLGPSGPAFVQPLLSGQAPLLAPGQVGVSPVPSPQLPPTCTAPGGPVITAFYPGSPAPTSSAPLAQPSQAPPGLVYTVATSTTPPAANILPKGPPAPATATPAPTSPFPNATAGSMTYSLVAPKAQRPTPKAPQKVKAAIASIPVGSFEAGAPGRSGPAARQPLEPGPAREPPTPESELEGQPATPAPPPPPETWAPTARSSPPPPLPAEERTSSKGPETMASKFPGSSSDWRVPGLGLESRGEPPTPPSPAPAPAPAPGGGGSSSSEGSSGRAAGDTPERKEAAGTGKKVKVRPPPLKKTFDSVDNRVLSEVDFEERFAELPEFRPEEVLPSPTLQSLATSPRAILGSYRKKRKNSTDLDSAPEDPTSPKRKMRRRSSCSSEPNTPKSAKCEGDIFTFDRTGTEAEDVLGELEYEKVPYSSLRRTLDQRRALVMQLFQDHGFFPSAQATAAFQARYADIFPSKVCLQLKIREVRQKIMQAATPTEQPPGADAPLPGPPPAGTAAAPVPTPSPAGGPDPTSPGSDSGTAPAAPPLPPPPEPGPGQPGWEGPPQPSPPPPGPSTAATGR, translated from the exons ATGTACTCAGCCCACAGGCCCCTGGTGCCCGCGTCCGGCGGGGCCTCCCGTGGCCTCGGCATGTTCG TGTGGACGAATGTGGAACCTCGCTCTGTTGCTGTGTTCCCCTGGCACTCCTTAGTCCCCTTTCTGGCCCCCAGCCAGCCCGACCCCTCTGTGCAGCCAAGTGAGGCCCAGCAACCTGCCAGCCACCCAGTGGCCTCCAACCAGAGCAAAG AACCTGCTGAGTCGGCAGCTGTTGCTCATGAGCAGCCCCCAGGTGGGACAGGGAATGCTGATCCTGGGCGGCCCCCTGGAGCCACATGCCCTGAGAGTCCAGGGCCTGGACCCCCCCACACTTTGGGGGTGGTGGAACCTGGAAAGGGTCCCCCTCCCGCCACTGAGGAGGATGCCCCTGGCCCTCCAGGAGAGCCCCGGCTGGACAGTGAGACAGAGAGTGACCACGATGATGC CTTCCTCTCCATCATGTCTCCTGAGATCCAGTTGCCCCTGCCACCCGGGAAACGCCGGACCCAGTCTCTCAGTGCCCTGCCAAAGGAACGAGACTCCTCTTCAGAGAAGGATGGACGCAGCCCCAACAAG CGGGAGAAGGACCATATCCGGCGGCCCATGAATGCCTTCATGATCTTCAGCAAGCGGCACCGAGCCCTGGTCCACCAGCGTCACCCCAACCAGGACAACCGGACCGTCAGCAAGATCCTGGGCGAGTGGTGGTACGCCCTGGGGCCCAAGGAAAAGCAGAAGTACCATGACCTGGCCTTCCAG GTGAAGGAGGCCCACTTTAAAGCTCACCCAGACTGGAAGTGGTGCAACAAGGACAGGAAGAAATCCAGCTCAGAGGCCAAGCCCACGAGCCTGGGGCTGGCAGGAGGGCACAAGGAGACTAGGGAGCGGAGCATGTCAGAGACGGGAACTGCCGCCGCCCCTGGAG TGTCCTCGGAGCTCCTGTCTGTTGCAGCCCAGACACTCTTGAGTTCGGATACCAAGGCTCCGGGGAGCGGCTCCTGTGGGGCAGAGCGTCTGCATACAGTGGGCGGACCTGGCTCAGCCCGGCCTCGGGCCTTCTCCCACAGCGGGGTCCACAGCCTGGATGGTGGCGAAGTAGATAGCCAGGCACTACAGGAGCTGACTCAG ATGGTGTCTGGCCCTGCGTCCTATTCCGGTCCAAAGCCTtccacccaatatggggctccaggCCCCTTCTCAGCCTCCGGTGAGGGAGGTGCCCTGGCGGCCAGTGGGCGACCCCCGCTGCTGCCCACCCGGGCCTCCCGTTCCCAGCGTGCAGCCAGTGAGGACATGACCAGTGACGAGGAACGCATGGTCATCTGTGAGGAGGAGGGAGACGATGATGTCATTG CTGACGACGGCTTTGGCACCACTGACATTGACCTCAAGTGCAAGGAGCGGGTGACTGACAGTGAGAGCGGAGACAGCTCTGGGGAGGACCCAGAGGGCAGCAAG GGCTTCGGCCGGAAGGTGTTCTCGCCTGTGATTCGTTCCTCCTTTACCCACTGCCGCCCACCGCTGGaccctgagcccccagggcccccggACCCACCTCCAGCCTTTGGCAAAGGCTACGGGCCCACCCCGTCCTCTTCCTCCTCGTCCTCAcctgcctcctcctcagcctcagcAGCCACCTCCTTCCCATTGGGCTCAGGGACCTTCAAGGCCCAGGAGTCAGGCCAGGGCAGCACAGCAGGCCCACTAcggcccccaccccctggggctgggggcccagtGACACCTTCCAAGGCCACCCGGTTCCTTCCAACGGATCCTGCGGCTTTCCGACGCAAGAGACCTGAAAGCGTGGGAAGCCTGGAGCCGCCAGGCCCCTCGGTCATTGCAGCCCCTCCTGGTGGGGGAGGAAGTGTCCTACAGACGCTGGTCCTGCCCTCAAACAAGGAGGACCGGGAAGGCAGCGGAAGCCGCATGCCTTCGGCCCCGGCTCCCTCACTGTCCTATggggccccagcagcccccctgTCCCGCCCAGCTGCTACCATGGTCACCAACGTGGTACGGCCTGTCAGTAGCACTCCTGTGCCCATTGCCTCTAAGCCCTTCCCTACCTCTGGCCGGGCTGAGGCATCTCCAAATGACACAGCAGGTGCCAGGACTGAGCCGGTCGCAGGGTCCCGGGCTCCTGGGAGCTCCCCACTGGGTGTAAGCTTAGTATATTCGGACAAGAAGTCAGCAGCAGCCACCTCGCCAGCCCCGCATCTGGTGGCTGGGCCCCTACTGGGCACCGTGGGGAAGGCCCCTGCCACGGTCACCAACCTGCTGGTGGGCACGCCCGGTTATGGGGCCCCAGCACCCCCTGCTGTTCAGTTCATAGCCCAGGGGGCCCCTGGCAGTGGGGCCACTACAGGctcaggagcaggtgcagggagtGGCCCCAATGGGCCTGTGCCCCTGGGCATCCTGCAGCCAGGTGCCTTGGGCAAAGCTGGGGGAATCACCCAGGTGCAGTACATCCTGCCCACGCTGCCCCAGCAGCTTCAGGTGGCACCCGCCCCGGCACCAGCCCCTGGGACCAAGACAGCAGCTCCCGGCGGCCCCGCACCCACCACCAGCATCCGGTTCACTCTCCCACCGGGCACCTCCACCAATGGCAAAGTTCTGGCGGCCACCGCACCCACTCCTGGCATCCCCATCCTGCAGTCTGTACCCTCCGCTCCGCCCCCAAAAG CCCAGTCCGTTTCTCCtgtgcaggccccgcccccgggtggctcagcccagcTGCTACCCGGGAAGGTGCTGGTGCCCCTGGCAGCCCCTAGCATGTCAGTGCGGGGTGGAGGGGCTGGCCAGCCGCTGCCCCTGGTGAGCCCACCTTTTTCAGTACCTGTGCAGAATGGTGCCCAGCCACCCAGCAAG ATCATCCAGCTGACTCCGGTGCCTGTGAGCACACCCAGCGGCCTGGTGCCGCCCCTCAGCCCAGCCACACTCTCTGGACCCACCTCGCAGCCTCAGAAGGTCCTGCTGCCCTCTTCCACCAG AATCACCTACGTGCAGTCGGCGGGTGGGCACGCGTTGCCCCTGGGCACCAGCCCTACGTCCAGCCAGGCTGGAACAGTCACCTCGTATGGGCCCACGAGCTCGGTAGCCCTAGGCTTCACCTCGCTGGGGCCCAGCGGACCTGCCTTTGTGCAGCCCCTGCTTTCAG GCCAAGCCCCGCTGCTGGCTCCTGGCCAGGTGGGCGTGTCGCCCGTGCCCAGCCCCCAGCTGCCGCCCACCTGCACAGCCCCCGGAGGTCCCGTCATCACAGCGTTTTACCCTGGCAGCCCTGCACCCACCTCCTCAGCACCCCtggcccagccatcccaggctcccCCGGGCCTGGTCTACACTGTGGCCACTAGCACCACCCCACCTGCTGCCAACATCCTGCCCAAGGGCCCACCGGCCCCTGCCACTGCCACCCCGGCCCCTACCAGCCCTTTCCCTAATGCCACAG CAGGCTCCATGACCTACAGCTTAGTGGCCCCCAAGGCCCAGCGGCCCACCCCTAAGGCCCCCCAGAAAGTGAAGGCAGCCATCGCCAGCATTCCCGTGGGTTCCTTTGAGGCAGGTGCCCCTGGGCGGTCAGGCCCTGCAGCCCGGCAGCCCTTGGAGCCTGGCCCAGCCCGTGAGCCCCCTACCCCTGAGTCTGAGCTTGAGGGGCAACCTGCAACACCAGCCCCTCCACCGCCCCCAGAGACCTGGGCTCCCACAGCCCGGAGTAGCCCCCCACCGCCCCTGCCTGCTGAGGAGCGGACTAGCAGCAAGGGCCCTGAGACCATG GCCAGCAAATTCCCCGGCTCATCTTCAGACTGGCGAGTCCCTGGGCTGGGTCTGGAGAGCCGTGGGGagcctcccacccctcccagcccAGCACCAGCTCCGGCCCCAGCCCCTGGCGGTGGCGGCAGCAGCAGTAGCGAGGGCAGCAGTGGGAGGGCAGCCGGGGACACCCCCGAGCGCAAGGAGGCCGCTGGTACCGGCAAGAAGGTGAAGGTGCGGCCCCCGCCCCTGAAGAAGACCTTTGACTCTGTGGACAA CAGGGTCCTGTCGGAGGTGGACTTCGAGGAGCGCTTTGCTGAGCTGCCTGAGTTCCGGCCTGAGGAGGTGCTGCCTTCGCCAACCCTGCAGTCTCTGGCCACCTCGCCCCGGGCCATCCTGGGCTCCTACCGCAAGAAGAGGAAGAACTCCACTG ACCTGGACTCAGCCCCTGAGGACCCCACCTCGCCCAAGCGCAAGATGAGGAGACGCTCCAGTTGCAGCTCCGAGCCCAACACCCCTAAGAGTGCCAAGTGTGAGGGGGACATCTTCACCTTTGACCGTACAG GTACGGAAGCCGAGGATGTGCTTGGGGAGCTGGAATATGAGAAGGTGCCATACTCTTCACTGCGGCGCACCCTGGACCAGCGCCGGGCCCTGGTCATGCAGCTCTTCCAGGACCATGGCTTCTTCCCATCAG CCCAGGCCACGGCAGCCTTCCAGGCCCGCTACGCAGACATCTTCCCCTCAAAGGTCTGCCTGCAGTTGAAGATCCGGGAGGTGCGCCAGAAGATCATGCAGGCCGCCACGCCCACGGAGCAGCCCCCTGGAGCTGACGCCCCCCTCCCCGGACCGCCCCCTGCTGGCACTGCTGCTGCCCCTgtccccactcccagccctgcTGGGGGCCCCGACCCCACCTCACCTGGCTCGGACTCTGGCACAGCTCCGGCTGCCCCGCCACTGCCTCCACCTCCAGAACCGGGTCCCGGACAGCCTGGCTGGGAGGGCCCCCCTCagccatcccccccaccccccggcccctcCACAGCTGCCACAGGCAGGTGA